A genomic region of Denticeps clupeoides chromosome 17, fDenClu1.1, whole genome shotgun sequence contains the following coding sequences:
- the mansc4 gene encoding MANSC domain-containing protein 4: MVVAWWLLTVLSVARYAQPKCPPTSYYKNCWIRRFPGLLIDIGESQRRGAQLLKFYPEESALKCSRTCCLTRNFSCNLAVFHYNTTQESINCFHLHCPSLESCILRQRGDVILYNVTKGVDPDLLVFGKYFTSNLRVWPHITSSRLNASETMTADKRQFNPPPAPPAQPPTSAAVQTTSTTQENSTYPQLASTRLSTIPTLLKGSNDSPSTTKTTSTHPSGFSKRSTLSSLHITSAIKNMTQNTPPPETTGQFFQNMTSESSNTTAPSTTQTFSSARHISPAPLQVNHPPTTAGHHSTPVPPTPTSAVLNTSTSQLANNQSNATFLAPANIEGGKFHPNDTKVSLSRNNTAETPDPGDLTSAWHLVANTLLVAVATCSAVLVSCCCTIVLAASWRGRRRRKGYYRTTWAGKRGSMRLVKYVIVREST, encoded by the exons ATGGTTGTCGCATGGTGGCTGCTGACAGTGCTGAGCGTGGCGCGCTACGCGCAGCCCAAGTGCCCGCCGACGTCGTACTACAAGAACTGCTGGATCCGCCGCTTCCCGGGGCTGCTGATCGACATTGGCGAGTCGCAGAGGAGAGGCGCCCAGCTGCTGAAGTTCTACCCGGAGGAGAGCGCGCTGAAGTGCAGCAGGACCTGCTGCCTCACCCGGAACT TCTCTTGTAACCTGGCCGTGTTCCACTACAACACGACCCAGGAGAGTATCAACTGTTTCCACCTGCACTGCCCATCGCTTGAAAGCTGCATTCTCAGGCAGAGGGGGGATGTCATCCTCTACaatgtcaccaagg GTGTGGATCCGGACCTGTTGGTCTTTGGGAAATACTTCACTTCCAATCTGCGTGTGTGGCCACACATCACCTCCTCCAGGCTCAATGCCTCTGAGACCATGACTGCAGACAAGCGTCAGTTCAACCCTCCGCCTGCTCCTCCTGCACAGCCACCGACGTCAGCAGCGGTTCAGACAACGTCTACCACCCAGGAGAACTCCACTTATCCCCAATTGGCCTCCACCAGACTGTCAACCATTCCAACCCTTTTAAAGGGTAGCAATGATTCACCATCTACCACCAAGACAACCAGCACCCACCCTTCAGGCTTTAGCAAGAGAAGCACTTTGTCTTCACTGCACATAACATCCGCTATTAAAAATATGACCCAAAATACTCCACCTCCAGAAACCACAGGGCAATTCTTCCAAAATATGACGTCGGAATCTTCAAACACAACTGCTCCAAGCACAACTCAAACATTCTCATCTGCCAGACATATCTCACCAGCTCCTCTCCAAGTTAACCACCCACCAACCACTGCTGGTCACCACTCGACCCCAGTACCTCCAACGCCAACCTCAGCGGTCCTGAACACTTCCACGTCTCAGCTGGCCAACAACCAGAGCAACGCTACATTTCTAGCCCCCGCCAACATTGAGGGGGGCAAGTTCCACCCCAATgacaccaaggtgtcactgagcaggaACAACACGGCAGAAACTCCAGACCCGGGAGACCTGACCTCGGCATGGCACCTAGTGGCCAACACCTTGCTGGTGGCTGTGGCCACGTGTTCGGCCGTGTTGgtgagctgctgctgcaccaTCGTGCTGGCGGCTAGCTGGCGTGGCCGGCGCAGGAGGAAGGGCTACTACAGGACCACCTGGGCCGGGAAGCGGGGATCAATGCGTCTCGTTAAATATGTAATTGTTAGAGAGAGCACATGA